One genomic segment of Ferrimonas sp. YFM includes these proteins:
- a CDS encoding ATP-binding cassette domain-containing protein, giving the protein MIIVEGLAKRFAIPKSGEMTQCKRLDPRLQDGFFNSVQSVSFRARPGEVLGLLGPNGAGKTTVLRMLSGVLTPDRGSIEINGHQWHKQPERMRRQIGFLSASTSLYERLSVEENLVYFGQLYGLSPAQIANRIDTLSSQLELAPFLQRKVVELSLGMKQRAGIARAVIHQPEVIVLDEPTTGLDIMSAQAVLDFIHSQKQQNRPVIFSTHRLEEVSLLCDRIAVVMQGLCVFEGSLIEFAGSRDPNALREAFVGCQQRLSQPPQGQTRGVA; this is encoded by the coding sequence ATGATCATTGTCGAGGGGTTGGCCAAGCGTTTCGCAATACCCAAGTCCGGGGAGATGACCCAGTGTAAGCGCCTGGATCCCAGGCTTCAGGATGGTTTCTTCAACTCGGTACAATCGGTCAGTTTTCGCGCCCGCCCTGGCGAGGTGTTGGGGTTGCTCGGCCCCAACGGTGCAGGCAAGACCACGGTACTGAGAATGCTCTCAGGGGTGCTGACCCCGGATAGGGGCAGCATAGAGATCAACGGCCATCAGTGGCACAAGCAGCCTGAGCGGATGAGGCGCCAAATTGGGTTTCTGTCTGCCTCTACCTCCCTCTATGAACGCCTCAGTGTCGAGGAAAATCTTGTTTACTTCGGCCAACTCTATGGCCTCTCTCCCGCACAGATCGCCAACCGGATCGATACCTTGTCCAGCCAACTGGAGCTGGCGCCATTTCTGCAACGCAAGGTGGTGGAGTTGTCGCTGGGGATGAAGCAGAGGGCGGGCATCGCCAGGGCGGTCATTCACCAACCCGAAGTCATAGTTCTCGATGAACCTACGACCGGACTGGATATCATGTCCGCCCAAGCGGTGCTTGACTTTATTCATAGTCAAAAACAACAGAATAGGCCAGTTATTTTTTCGACTCACCGACTCGAGGAGGTGAGTCTGCTGTGCGATCGCATTGCCGTGGTGATGCAGGGATTATGTGTATTTGAAGGCTCTCTTATCGAATTCGCCGGCAGTCGCGACCCCAATGCACTGCGCGAGGCCTTTGTCGGATGCCAGCAGAGGCTGAGTCAGCCCCCTCAGGGGCAAACCCGGGGAGTGGCCTGA
- a CDS encoding ABC transporter permease subunit gives MVGKVWLKELKEVLRDRKTMTFVVLFPTVVLPALILVVGVLGYQMLMSKQQEAIHFAVVGESPWREQVVDALKEVPHLELAQSDSATPLPEQINSGKLQLVVSLLPGFDPVISSQNRWQLLYDQTQNHGQFRPVEQRLEVLSTQWLGRFMAYHGVSEEVQGRLHTPLALEHVGTAQARQDIGERVGSVLPYILLFLCMMGAMLPALDIGAGEKERGTLETLLMVPQPRTTLVLGKFLVIVTTSMTLTLLTIVSALVWLTAVGTLLDLGVFVTLAKMVNPVDLLLLLALLLPISGVFSAILLAVSIFATSFKEGQNYMGGLQVAVLVPAMVATMPGAELTSSNAWYPIFNISLAIKDLLKGTFAYHDLAAVFASNLILSTLLLWCCVQWFSRESVLFR, from the coding sequence ATGGTAGGAAAAGTGTGGCTCAAGGAGCTGAAGGAGGTGCTGCGGGATCGAAAAACCATGACCTTCGTGGTGCTGTTCCCCACCGTGGTGTTGCCTGCACTCATCCTGGTGGTCGGAGTGCTGGGTTACCAGATGCTGATGAGCAAGCAGCAGGAGGCGATCCACTTTGCCGTTGTGGGGGAGTCGCCCTGGCGTGAACAGGTGGTCGACGCGCTAAAGGAGGTGCCCCACCTGGAATTGGCGCAGTCTGACAGCGCCACGCCTCTGCCTGAGCAGATCAACAGCGGCAAGCTGCAGCTGGTGGTGTCACTGCTGCCGGGGTTTGATCCGGTGATCTCCAGCCAGAACCGCTGGCAGCTTCTCTACGACCAGACACAGAACCACGGTCAGTTTCGCCCGGTTGAGCAGCGGCTGGAGGTTCTGAGTACCCAATGGCTGGGGCGATTTATGGCCTACCACGGGGTGTCGGAGGAGGTGCAGGGCAGGCTGCATACGCCACTGGCGCTGGAGCACGTGGGGACCGCTCAGGCCAGACAGGATATCGGTGAAAGGGTAGGCAGTGTCCTGCCCTACATTCTGCTGTTCCTGTGCATGATGGGGGCGATGCTGCCGGCCCTGGACATTGGGGCCGGAGAGAAGGAGCGGGGAACCCTGGAAACACTGCTGATGGTGCCCCAGCCTCGTACTACCCTGGTTCTGGGGAAGTTTCTGGTGATTGTCACCACCTCAATGACCCTGACCCTGCTTACTATTGTCAGTGCCCTGGTGTGGCTGACCGCTGTCGGTACCTTGCTCGACCTTGGCGTGTTTGTCACCCTGGCGAAGATGGTGAATCCCGTTGACCTGCTGCTGCTTCTCGCCCTGTTGCTGCCCATCTCCGGGGTGTTTTCGGCGATCCTGCTGGCGGTCTCCATCTTTGCCACCAGTTTCAAGGAGGGGCAGAACTACATGGGCGGGTTGCAGGTGGCGGTGCTGGTTCCGGCGATGGTGGCCACCATGCCCGGGGCGGAGCTGACCTCCTCCAATGCCTGGTACCCCATCTTCAACATCTCCCTGGCCATCAAGGATCTGCTGAAGGGCACCTTTGCCTATCATGATCTGGCTGCGGTGTTTGCCTCCAACCTGATTCTCTCGACTCTGCTGCTCTGGTGCTGTGTTCAGTGGTTCAGCCGTGAATCCGTGCTGTTTCGCTAG